The Pseudomonas sp. SCA2728.1_7 DNA segment CCTGGGCGCGAGAGGTGCCATCTTCATGGACAACTTCCGGCACGCGGGTCTTCCACTCTTCCGCCACTTCGAAGGTGAAGGTCATGAACGGCGCCGGGTGATCGATCTTGATCATCTGTGGCGCAACGGTGTCGAGCATCGACGGGCAGAAAGGCCTCCAGCGCTCGCGGAACTTGATCTGGTGATTGATCCGGTCAGCCACACCGGCCACGCTCGGGCAACCGATGATCGAACGACCACCCAATGCACGCGGACCGAATTCCATGCGCCCCTGGAACCAGGCCACCGGGTTGCCATCGACCATGATCTTGGCGATCTGCTCCGGCATGTTGTCGAGCTTGCGCCAGGTCGGCTTGCTCTCGTGACGGGCGCACGCGGCGATGACGTCTTCGTTGCTGTACGACGGGCCGAGGTAGACATGTTCCATCTTCTCGACCGGTACGCCACGAGCGTGAGACACGTAGGCAGCGGCGCCGACCGCAGTGCCGGCATCGCCGGACGCAGGCTGCACGAACAGCTCTTTGATGTCGTCGCGGGCGATGATTTTCTGGTTCAGTTTGACGTTCAACGCACAGCCACCGGCGAATGCCAGCTTGCCGGTTTCCTTGAGCACATCGCCCAGGTAGTGGTCGATCATCTGCAACGCCAGTTTCTCGAACAGCGCTTGCATGCTCGCGGCGTAGTGAATGTACGGTTCGTCAGCGATGTCGCCTTCGCGCTTCGGCCCCAGCCACTCGATCAGCTTGGGCGAGAAGTAGAAGCCTTTGCCCTTCTCTTTGTAGCGACGCAGGCCGATGACGTTGGCGTAGTCGGTGTTGATCACCAGTTCGCCGTTCTCGAACGAGGCCAGACGCGAGAAATCGTACTTGCTGGCATCGCCGTACGGCGCCATGCCCATGACCTTGAACTCACCGTCGAGCATCTCGAAACCGAGGAACTCGGTGATCGCGCCGTACAGGCCGCCGAGCGAGTCAGGATCGAAGAATTCCTTGATCTTGTGGATCTTGCCGTTTTCGCCGTAGCCGAAAAAGGTCGTGGCGTACTCACCTTTGCCGTCGATACCGAGGATCGCGGTTTTTTCTTTGAAACCGGAGCAGTGGTAAGCGCTGGAGGCGTGAGCCAAGTGGTGTTCGACCGGCTCGATCTTGATTTTTTTCGGATCGAAACCCAGTTGCTCAAGGCACCAGACGATCTTGTTGCGATAGCGCTTGTAGCGACGGTTGCCCATCAGGATCGCATCGAGGGCACGATCCGGCGCGTACCAGTAACGCTTGGCGTAGTGCCAGCGCGCCTTGCCGAACAGGCTGATCGGGGCAAATGGAATCGCAACCACGTCAACATCGGACGGCTTGATGCCGGCCTGTTCAAGACAGAACTTCGCCGATTCGTAGGGCATGCGGTTCTTTGCATGCTTATCACGTACGAAACGCTCTTCTTCAGCCGCCGCCACCAGCTTGCCGTCGATGTACAAGGCTGCTGAAGGGTCATGGCTAAGGGCGCCGGACAGGCCAAGAATCGTCAATGCCACAGGGGTCTAGCCTCTTTAGTCTGCGTGCAGGCGCGATGCGCCTTGAATATTGATGTGCCCTCGCACAGGGCGAGTGACAGCTAAAGGGCGGGATTATAGCGTAAACGAGTGGGGAATTACCCTGCGCGATTGCCCCAGGGTGAATGGTTTGAAGAAACCTGGCCCTACGACTCAATAACCGCCCTTGCGCCAGTAAATACCAAGATTACCGTCGGTGACCTGACGATAAACCGTATAGGGCAACGCCACTGTATCGAATACACCGGACAATGGCAGATCCAGCAGCACGAACGGTACAAGAAATCCGCTGGGATCGGGAGGCGCGTTCAACACGCAGAAGTCGAAGGCCAGACCGCTGTAAATACGCGGAATGGATTGGCAGTAGGTTTTTTGTTTGCGCATGTCCCGAGCGACGTCGGCATCGTCTTGCAAGACGGTCATGGCGCTGCCGCAGCCAGCCAGAACCCATGAAAATATACCCAGCGTTGCAGCCTGTTTGATGGTCAAGATTCGCCCTCCAAGGTCGTTGGGCAAATTAGCATCGGGACTGGACAGGGCACAGTTCACGGTTTCTGTAGAAGCCGTAGGACAAGTCGCTAAATCTTGTCCTCCGGAGTTTTATTCAGGCCGCGCTGGAAATGTCTTTCGGCAAACGCTGATCAATAACCTGATACAACGCGCTGCTTTCCGGCCAGTTACGCATGAATCGCGCACGGTCACGGGCATAGGCCGGGGCAAAACCGCCCACAGACCCATGCTGGCACATCGAATCCAGATCGATCAGCGCCCAGCGATCCTGCTGCCAGAACAGATTGTGGCCCTTGAAGTCGCCATGGCTGATGCGCTCGTCAATCAAGCGCGCGAACAATCGGTCCAGCGCCTGCAGCTCCATTTCTGGTGCGTCACCGTTCTCAACGTACGGCGCAAAACGCTCGATGATGTCCGGCCCGGGGAGGTACTCGGTCACCAGATACGCCCGACTGCGCAGCCAGAAAAAGCGTTTCTCCAGTACCGCCAGCGGTTTCGGTGTGGCGATACCGAGAAACGCCAGGCGATTGCCTTCGCGCCATGAATGCCAGGCGCGACTCGGGCGCCAGAAACGCTTGAGCCAATGGGCAAAGCCCTTGATGTTGTAGCGCTTGATCACCAGCGTACGCGCACCGGCCTGAACCTTGCCGACGCTCGCCGCACCACCGGTCTTGTACAGATGCCCCTGATCAAGCAACGCATCGGCCTGCGCAAGCACCGGCAGCATGGCCGGTTCTTCTTCGCGACGAATCGCGCGCAGTCCGAACGCTCCACGCTGCACGCTGAACAGCGTGCATTCGCGACCGACCTTGATCAGAAAGTCTTTCAAACGCCAGCGGCGCACTTTGTCGATCTGCTTCTGCAAGGCTTCCAGCGGCAGCGCGTGCTCGCTGTTGCTCAACAGGTAATACACCAGCAATTCTTCAGTGTACGGCTCGAGCGCCTTGGGTAACTGGGCGAAAAACACTCCGAGGTTTTCCAGGACTTTTTGCCGCGATAGCGGCTGACCGGCGGTCTCGGCACAAATACCGGCACCATCAATCAAGTACAACTGGCCGCCGTGACGCAGCAGATTGTCCAGATGCAGGTCTTCCTGCCAAAGCCCTTTGCCGTGCAACTGGGCAATGGCGCCCAGCGCCTCGGCCAACACCGCCGATTGCTCGTCGGCCAGTACCGGCAGCGACTCGACTTTCGCCCAGGCATCACCAAGGCTTTCGGCACCTTCAAGGAAATCGAACAGCAGCCAGCCACCTTCGCCATTCTGCAAACCATCGGCCAGCAGCAGCGGTGTCGTCATACCTTGCGCCGCCAGCAAGCGCACGCCTTCCAGCTCACGCTGAAAATGCCGCGCGGCCTTGCCGCCCACCAGCAATTTGGCCAGCACCGGACGCCCGCGCCAGATACCGGCGCCGACGTAACGCTGCCCCGGCAGGACTCGCAGCAGACTGAGCAATTGCAGATCCGCACTGCCAGCGGCATCGGCCAGAGTCACCGTCAGCGGCAGTTGCGGGGTTCGCCCGACACCGGCCAGCTCGGACAATTGCATCAGCGCGTCTCCTTGTGACTGCGGCGCGCGGTCAGCCGGGCGAGCCAGCTGTCGAGCAGCGAGCTATCGCTTGGCTGGTCGAGATAAGCCGCGAGCAATTCACGCAGCTGCGCCTCGTTCCATTCCGGCGCGCGGCGTTGCAGCGGCTCCAGATCCTTGATCCGGTCACGCATGCCGAACAATAAAGGACGGGTTTTTTCCAGGTCGATCAATTGCGCCTGATATCCGTCACCGGTGGCCCGCAGAAAAATATGCTTGGGGTAGAAACAGCCGTGCACCTGACGCACACCGTGCAGATGCCGAGCCAGCAAGCCACAAGCCTTGAGGATGGCTGAATGCTGTGCAGCACTGAGTTGCGCCCAACGCTGCAACAGCGATTCCAGATCGCTCCAGCCATCGAGCGCCCGGGTCAGCAGGATCGCGCGGACTTCGCCGTCGACTTTGCGCTCACCGAAGAACGCCGCTTGCAGCGCCGGTATGCCGAGCTTGCGATAGCGGCTGATGTTACGAAACTCACGGGCAAAACTGGGCTCGCCGAAAGGCGCGTGCAAAGTGCGCGTCAGGTAATTGCTCTGGCGCTTGAGGTAATACCCCTGCCCCTCCAGGTCCAGACGGAAGACGCTACTCCAGCCACCACGGGCGGTATTGGGTTCATCCACAGCTTCAAGCTGTTTAGCCCACAATGCGTCGAAAGTGCCGAGACCATGGCGCTCAAGCAGTGCGCGGTCTTCAGCGGCGAGAAAATCAGTCATTCGCGTCCCTCGAAAAATCTCACCACGTGCCGGATCCGTTTCTTGTCAGCGCTATCAAGCCGATCGCACTGGCGGTATTGCTTATAAAAGCGCAGGCGTTGGGTATTGGACAGGTGGTATTTGGCGAGTTTATCGAGACAGGCCAGATCCTTGGTGATCCGATACTTGAGCCAGAAGCCGCGCCAGAACTCGCCGTTGGGGCAATCGATCAGAAATATCCGCGCCTGGTCATCGATCAACAGGTTGCGCCATTTCAGATCGTTATGGGTAAATCGCTGATCATGCATCGTCCGGGTATAACCGGCCAGTTGCCGACTGACAGCGTCGACCCAGGCGCGATCCTTGAGTTTCGGATCCTTGCGCTCAGCGAGCGCCGAGAGGTCTTCGGTGTGCGGCAGTTCGCGGGTGATCATCGCGCCACGGTCATACGCCGCACCGCGTCGTTCCAGGCCCCAGGCCACCACTTCAGCGGTGGGAATGCCCCACTTGGCAAAGCGCTTGAGGTTCTGCCACTCCATCTTCACTCGCGGCTTGCCGAGGTAGCGGCGCAAGCCTTTACCGGCGCCGACATAGCGCTTGACGTAATAGTTGACGCCGTTGCGCTGCACGCGAATCACTTCCGACAGCGGGTCACGGGTCAGGCGTTCGCCCTGCAACGCAAATACCGCTTCGAGGCTGCCGAAGTCTTCGGCGAGCTCGCTGTATTGCGGCTCGAGAGTCCAACCCGCCATCAGAGCGCATCCCCGTAACGCTGCTTACGTTCATAGAGCTTGTTGGCTTTGCCTTCGAGCCAGTTCAGCAGCGGCGCTTCTTCCGCCAGGATCTGGCGCAGCGGCTGCTGGAAATAGCCCTTGAGAAAGCGCAGCTTGTCGCGGCGGGTCAGGCCGATGTCCAGCGCGGAGAAATACAGCGCCGCCAGATCCTTGTTGCGCCAGCGCTGAGTGATCTTCGCGCGGGTCTGGGCACGGTGCAGGTCGATCACCGAGAGTTTGAAATCTTCCGGCGTCACCGGTTTATCGGTGTGCAGCAGGAAGTGGCAGATGTAGCAGTCGCGGTGATTGACACCGGCGCGGTGCATCATGCCGGTCATGCGTGCGACTTCGGCGATCAGCGCGCGCTTGAGCTTGGGCTCGGGCGGCTGCTTGATCCAGTCGATGCTGAAGTCTTCCAGGCTGATGGTCGGCGCCAGTTCTTCGGTGACGATGAACGAGTGCTGATCTGCCGGGTTGCTGCCTTTCTCGCCGTACGCAACGGCAGTCATGGTCGGCACGCCGACTTCCTGCAGACGCTGGATGGCTTTCCACTCTTGACCCGCGCCGAGTACCGGCAGCTTGGCGGTCAGCAGGTTCTTGAAGATTTCGCCCCAGCCGATGCCACGGTGGATCTTGACGAAAAACCCGTTGCCGTCGACTTCCGTGCGCAGTGTCCGGCGTGCTTCCAGCTCGCGGTATACCTCGCCCTGCAAGCCTTCGACCTCGGCGAACGGATCGCGCCCGGCCCAAAGGCTTTTGAACGGTTCAGCCAGCATCAACTTCATTAAGCGTGCTCCGCCAGAATCACATCGGCCGCGTGCTGCGGCATGCTGTAGAGGTCGGCCGTCTCGGCGAAGGCCAGACCATTGCGGCTCCAGGCCGCGCGTGCAGCGTCATCATTCAACATTTCAGTCAGGTATTGCGTCAGCTGCGCCTGATCAAACGGCTCGTCCAGCACTCGCCCGGCGTCCGCCTCGGCGATGTAATGGGCGTAACCGCAGACCGCGCTGACCAGCACCGGCAAACCGGCGACCAGCGCTTCGAGCAACACCGTGCCGGTATTTTCGTTGTAGGCCGGGTGGATCAACAGATCGGCGCCGAGCAGGAAGCGCGGGATATCGCTGCGCCCTTTCAGGAACGTGACGTTATCGCCCAGACCCAAAGTGGCGCTCTGCATCTGGAACAATTTGGGGTCATCCTGGCCGATTACAAACAGCCGGGTACGCTTTCTCAGTTCAGCGGGCAATGCGGCCAGCGCTTTCAGGCTGCGATCGACGCCTTTGGTTTTGAAGCCCGAACCGATCTGCACCAGCAGCAGTTCGTCGTCCTTGAGGTTGAATTCAGCGCGAAAACCGGCGCGAATCTCATCGGCATCCGCCGGGCGGCGACGATCCTGGGCGATGCCTGGCGGCAGCAGATGGAAACGCTCAAGTGGCGTGTCGTAATGCTTGATGAACAGCGGTTGCTGCACTTCGGAAATCATCAACACTTCGGTCTTCGCGTCTTTGGCGAACACCGCGCGCTCGTACTCGGCGAAGTGACGATAACGGCCCCAGCGGCGGTACAGCGAGTTACGCAGGTTTTGCGCCTTGTCTTCGAAGCAGCCGTCGGCGGCGTAATAGACGTCCAGCCCTGGCATCTTGTTGAAACCGATCAGGCGATCGACTGGGCGTTTGGCCAGATCCGCTTCCATCCACGCACTGAGTTTTTCATTGCGACGATGGTTGAAGAATGCCTTGACCGGCGCCACCAGCACCTCAAAACCGGGCGGCACGTCGCCTTCCCAGATCAGCGTGTAGACGCGAATCTGATGCCCGCGCTTCTGGCATTCGAGGGCGATGCGCATGAAATCGCGCTGCAAACCGCCGAACGGGAAATATTTGTACAGGACGAATGCCAATTGCATCAGCGCAGCTCCTCAGCCATTAACAACGTGCTCAGTCGGCTGGCGACACGCTCGGGGTTCAGACGCGTGAAGCACAATGGCTGTTCACGCTTCAGGTCAAACTGACGGGCATCCTGCGCGGTCGGTTGATAGGTACATTTCTTTTGCAGGCACGGCGCGCACGGGAAATCGCTGGCCAGGTGAATCTGCAATTTGCCGTAGGCGCCGGTCAGGCCCGGATTGGTCGGGCCGAACAGCGAAATGGTCGGCACATCCAGCGCCGCGGCCAAGTGGCCGAGACCGGTGTCCACCGCCACGCAAGCCTGCGCTCCGGCGAGAACTTTGCCGACGCCGGCCAGATTCAGTTTCGGCAGCACTTCGGCGTGTTTGAAACCCGCGGCGATGCGTTCGGCGCGGGCCTTTTCCTGCGGGTTGCCCCACGGCAGTTTCACACCGACGCCGAGATAACCGACGCGTTCAGTCAGTTCGCGCCAGTAACTTTCAGGCCAGTGTTTGGTGTCCCACGTGGTGCCGTGCAGGAACACCACAAAGGCGTTTCTGCGCGGCAGCTCGACCAGACGCTCGACGTTCAGACCGTAATCGCCAAGGCCTTTGGGCAGGTCATAACCGAGGGCGATGGCGAATAACTGCCGCACGCGCTCGACGGCGTGCTGACCACGGGCGACAGCCAGTTTGCGATCATAGAAACGCGAAGCCATCGGCTCACGGGCCGAACCTTTGTCGAGACCGGCCACCGGCGCTTTGACGTAACGGGTCAGCCAGGCGCTTTTCAGCAGGCCTTGGGCGTCTATCACCAAATCGTATTTGTTCGCGCGCACGCTTTGCTTGAAGCGTTTCCATTCGCCGCTGGTGATGGTTTTCCAGATGTTTTTGCGCCAGCGGCGGATCGCCACCGGAATCACTTTTCCAACGGCCGGGTGCCAGGTCGGGATCTCGGCGAAGCCTTCTTCCACAACCCAGTCGAACTTGATCCCGGGGATGGCCCGGGCGGCGTCGGTCAGCGCCGGCAACGCATGAATCACGTCGCCCAGCGATGAAGTCTTGATCAGCAGTACCCGCAACTTAATGAACCTCGACCACAGAGCCCTGCAACTTCTGCAAGGCATCGTTGACCGCGTCCGGCATCAGCTGGCGCAGGCAGTTGTAATGGCCGAAGCGGCAGGTACGGTCGAAGCACGGGCTGCAATCGAGGCCCAGACGGACGACTTCAACGTGCTCGGCCAGCGGCGGAGTGAAACCCGGCGAGGTCGAGCCGTAGACGGCGACCAGTGGCCGGTTCAGCGCGGCGGCAACGTGCATCAGACCGGAATCGTTGGAGACCACCGCGTCAGCGCAGGACATCAAGTCGATGGCCTCGGCCAGCGAGGTGCCGCCACTGAGGTTGACCGATTCTTCACGCAGGCCCGGGATCAAACGTGCGCGTATATCTTCGCCGACGGCGTGATCGTTTTTCGAGCCGAACAGCCACACCTGCCAGCCTTCGCGAATGCGCGCCTCGGCGACTTTGGCGTAATGCTCGGACGGCCAGCGCTTGGACTCGCCGAACTCGGCGCCGGGGCACAGGGCCAACACCGGACGATCGAGGGTCAGAGCAAATTTGGCCAGCGCCGCTTCGCGGGTCACCGGGTCGATTTGCAGGCTCGGACGTGGATACGGTTTCGGCAGCTCGGCGTTCGCTTCGTAGGCCAAAGCCATGAAACGCTCGATCATCAGCGGATAACGTTCTTTGTCGAGAGTGCGCACATCATTGAGCAAGCCGTAGCGGAATTCGCCGCGCCAGCCGGTGCGCTTCGGGATGCCGGCAAAAAACGGCACCAGCGCCGACTTCAGCGAGTTGGGCAGCAGGATCGCCTGATCGTACTGGCCGCGCAGGGATTTGCCGATGCGCCGACGCGTCGCCAATTCCAGCGCGCCGTGGCCGAGCGGGAAGCTCAAAGCCTTGCGTACTTCGGGCATGCGCTCAAGGATCGGCCGGCTCCACTCTGGGGCCAGCACGTCGATTTCGCATTGCGGGTGGCGCTGTTTGAGACACTGAAACAGTGTCTGCGCCATCACCATGTCACCGACCCAACTGGGCCCAACGATCAGAATATTCATGTGGTTTCCATAAACGAACCGGGGAGGCAATTACGCCTCCCCGCCTCGATAATCACTGAGGGAGCGGCATTGCTGGCGATGGGTCATTACCTTCAACATGACTGTCGACTGTCACTCCGCTATCGCGAGCAGGCTCGCTACCACATTGTTTTGCATCTGTTCACATATCTGCGACTCACCACAGATCCATTGTAGGAGTGAGCCTGCTCGCGATGGGGTCGTTACATTCAACATTGTTGTCGTCTGATACTCCGCTATCGCGAGCAGGCTCGCTCCTACAGGTTTTGCATTCACTCCAACATCTGCGACTCACCACAGATCACTGTGGGAGCGAGCCTGCTCGCGAAGGGGCCGGCACATTCAACATTGATGTTGACTGACACTTCGCTTTCGCGAGCAGGCTCGCTCCCACCTTTGAATCTCATTGCCTTCATTGGCGCGCTATCAGCTTAGCCCCAACTCACGCCAGATCCGCAAAACCTGCCGCCGTTCTTCGACAAACTGATCGCCCGGTATCACCCCGGCATCCTTCTGCAAGGCCTGCCGGTGGGCGGCGGAGCGGTAGGCTTTATAGGCCTCGCGCAACAGGCTGGCATCTTCGGCAGGCATCAGCCCTTCGTGCTCCAGCTCTTCCAGAATGCGGATGTTATCGGTCCAGCGCAGCAGTGGCGGGTGGCTTTGCGACCACGCCAGAGCCGCGTATTGCACCATAAATTCAATATCGACGATACCACCGGCGTCCTGCTTGAGGTCGAATGGCGCCGTGGCGTCGAAGGCATTTGCTGCCGTCCCGGCTGCGGTGCTCTTGGTGCCGAGGTTGTCGCGCATCTTTGCGCGCATCTCGCTGACTTCCTGTTGCAGCTTCGCCAGATCACGCGGCTTGCCCAGCACCTGGGCACGAACCTTCTCGAACGCCTGACCGACATCCTGACTGCCGACCAGCACCCGCGCACGCACCAAAGCCTGATGCTCCCACGTCCAGGCTTCATTTTCCTGATAGCGGGCAAACGCGCCGAGCGAACTCACCAACAGCCCTGAAGCACCGGATGGGCGCAGACGCATGTCCACTTCATAGAGCTGACCGGAGTTGGTCTGCGCCGTCAGCAGGTGAATGATCCGCTGCCCGAGTCGCGTGAAGAACTGCGCGCCATCGATCGACTTCGGCCCATCGGTTTCCGCCTGCGGATCGCCGTCGTGGATAAACACCAGGTCCAGGTCCGAACCATGCCCCAGTTCCAGACCGCCGACCTTGCCATAACCGACAATGATGAAGCCGGGATCGCACAATGTGCCGTCGGTGCGCAGCGGCGTACCGTACTTGGCCACGGTCTGGCGCCAGGCCAGAGCCAGCACTTGCTCAAGAATCGCCTCGGCCAGCCAGGTCAGGTAATCGCTGACTTTCATCAGCGGCAGACTGCCGGCGATTTCCGAAGCAGCGACGCGCAAGCGGTGCGCCAGTTTGAAATGGCGCAGGGCTTCCATTTGTTGTTCGAGGTCATCTTCGGGAATCCGCGTCAGCCGCTCGCGCAATTCAGCGGCCAGCTCTGGCGCCAAGGGCGGTTTGAACAAACGCCCTTCGTTAAGCAATTCATCCATCAGCAGCGGGAAGCGAGTGATCTGCTCTGCGATCCACGGGCTCGCCGCGCATAACGTCAGCAAGCGCCGCAGCGCACCGGGGTTCTCCGTCAACAAGACCAGATAAGCCGAACGCCGAGCCACTGCTTCAACCAGCGGCAGCACACGTTCAAGTACCAGATCCGGGTTGGCGTGCTCAACTGCCTGCGCCAACAGACGCGGAATAAACGCATCGAGCCGCTCACGCCCCAACCGCTGCATCGCGCGCAATTGCGGGCTGCTGCGCAATCCGGCCAGCGCTTTCAGGGCTTTGCTCGCGTCAGCAAAACCACCCTCCTCCAACTGCCGGCACGCCGCTTCTTCGTCCTGCGCCTCTTCCCACAGTGGCAGCCATTCACCGCCGACCACCACTTCACTTTCGGCGCCTTCATCTTCATCGGGATCGGCGATCACCTGAGCGAAGTGCCAAGCGACACGACCGCGCCAGAACATCAGTTTTTCGTGGAAAGCATCCCAACCGACGAAGCCGAGCATGAAGGCGATGCGCGCCTGATCCTGCGCGCCATCCGGCAGCATCTGCGTTTGGCGGTCGGCGATCGCCTGAATGGCGTGCTCGGTGTAACGGAGAAATTCGTAGCCCTCGCGCAATTCACTGATCACTGCCGGCGGCAGATAGCCCTGCCCTTCCAGCGTACTCAGCACCTTTAATAGAGGACGCTGTTGCAGGCTCAAGTCGCGGCCACCGTGGATCAACTGAAAGGCCTGAGCGATGAACTCGACCTCACGGATGCCACCCGAGCCAAGTTTGATGTTGTCGGCCATGCCCTTGCGCCGCACTTCCTGCTGGATCAACTGCTTCATGGTGCGCAGCGCTTCGATCGCCGAGAAGTCGAGGTAACGGCGGTAAACGAACGGGCGCAGCATGTCGAGCAACTGCGCGCCCGCCACCTGATCGCCGGCCACCACCCGCGCCTTGATCATCGCGTAGCGTTCCCAGTCGCGGCCCTGATCCTGGTAATACTGCTCCAGCGCATTGAAGCTCAGCACCAGCGCGCCGGACGAGCCGTACGGGCGCAGGCGCATGTCGACACGGAAGACGAAACCGTCAACGGTCATCGGGTCCAGCGCCTTGATCAGGCGCTGGCCGAGGCGAATGAAAAATTCCTGATTATCCAGCGAGCGCTTCACGCCCACCGTTTCACCGCCCTCGGGGTAAGCGAAGATCAAATCGATGTCGGAAGACAGGTTCAACTCGACGGCGCCGAGCTTGCCCATGCCGAGGATAACCATTTGCTGCGGCTCACCGCTGCGGCGGCCGGTCGGCGTACCGAACTGTTCGCAATGGCGGCTGTACAACCATTGATAAGCCTGGTCGATGGTCGCGTCGGCCATGTCCGAAAGATCGCGGCAGGTCTGCACCAGATCGGCCTGACGCGTGAGGTCACGCCAGATGATTCGCACTTGATGGCGAGCACGCTGACGACGCAAGGCGCGACCGAGTTCGTCTTCACTCTGGGCGGCGTTCACCGCGGCGGCAATCTGCGCGCACAATTCACCCGGCGCAAAGGCCCGGTCGAGTTCGCCGGACTGCACCAGCGCAAGCAACATCAAAGGGTCACGAACGCTCTGTTCAATGACGAATTCGCTGGCAGCGGTGACGCGGGCGAACTGCGCCCAGCGCTCTGGCGTCCAGTTCGCCAAGCCGTGATCGTCTTCCAGCGCGGCGACAGCCGTACGGAACGACTGCTCGGATCGAGTGACCAACGGCAGGAGAATGGCGGGCAGTTCGGCAAGCACGGGCAGGGTCATGGTCTATCCTTGATCGGCGTGTAAATGGCCGCTTGTAGTGATTGGTGAAAAGCCGCTACCCGGAGGACTGTCGAACAAAAGTTAGAAATAGCTGAAATTTCTTTCTCTTTGGCAGCGAACATCAAAGTTTCACCTTTTTCGGATGGTAAAAGACCAACCTTAACGATTATTCTCACAACGCAGCCGGAGGCCACAAGCCATTCTTCTGTAGTTTTACTACTCGTCTATACATTCGAAAGGCTGAAATGCCGGAAGATTTGTAGTAAAACTACACGCCGCCGGAACAACCTATCGGCAATCCAAGAATTTTAAATCGTCTGCCCACAAGGCCAGTCGCAAACTCAGGCAACCGATTCTGGAAGCCTTTCCGCCCTGGAGCAAGCCATGCAAGACCTCGATCCCGTCGAAACCCAGGAATGGCTGGACGCCCTGGAATCGGTTCTCGACAAAGAAGGCGAAGACCGTGCTCACTATCTGATGACCCGTATGGGCGAACTCGCGACCCGCAGCGGCTCGCAGCTCCCTTACGCCATCACCACGCCTTACCGCAACACCATCCCGGTAACCCACGAAGCACGCATGCCTGGCGACCTGTTCATGGAACGCCGCATTCGCTCGCTGGTACGCTGGAACGCGATGGCCATGGTAATGCGTACGAACCTGAAAGATTCTGACCTGGGTGGTCACATCTCCAGCTTCGCTTCCAGTGCGACCCTGTATGACATCGGCTTCAACTACTTCTTCCAGGCCCCGACCGACGAACACGGCGGCGACCTGATCTACTTCCAGGGCCACACCTCGCCAGGCGTTTACGCCCGTGCGTTCATGGAAGGCCGCATCACCGAAGACCAGATGAACAACTTCCGCCAGGAAGTCGACGGTCAGGGCCTGTCGTCCTACCCACACCCTTGGCTGATGC contains these protein-coding regions:
- the glnE gene encoding bifunctional [glutamate--ammonia ligase]-adenylyl-L-tyrosine phosphorylase/[glutamate--ammonia-ligase] adenylyltransferase is translated as MTLPVLAELPAILLPLVTRSEQSFRTAVAALEDDHGLANWTPERWAQFARVTAASEFVIEQSVRDPLMLLALVQSGELDRAFAPGELCAQIAAAVNAAQSEDELGRALRRQRARHQVRIIWRDLTRQADLVQTCRDLSDMADATIDQAYQWLYSRHCEQFGTPTGRRSGEPQQMVILGMGKLGAVELNLSSDIDLIFAYPEGGETVGVKRSLDNQEFFIRLGQRLIKALDPMTVDGFVFRVDMRLRPYGSSGALVLSFNALEQYYQDQGRDWERYAMIKARVVAGDQVAGAQLLDMLRPFVYRRYLDFSAIEALRTMKQLIQQEVRRKGMADNIKLGSGGIREVEFIAQAFQLIHGGRDLSLQQRPLLKVLSTLEGQGYLPPAVISELREGYEFLRYTEHAIQAIADRQTQMLPDGAQDQARIAFMLGFVGWDAFHEKLMFWRGRVAWHFAQVIADPDEDEGAESEVVVGGEWLPLWEEAQDEEAACRQLEEGGFADASKALKALAGLRSSPQLRAMQRLGRERLDAFIPRLLAQAVEHANPDLVLERVLPLVEAVARRSAYLVLLTENPGALRRLLTLCAASPWIAEQITRFPLLMDELLNEGRLFKPPLAPELAAELRERLTRIPEDDLEQQMEALRHFKLAHRLRVAASEIAGSLPLMKVSDYLTWLAEAILEQVLALAWRQTVAKYGTPLRTDGTLCDPGFIIVGYGKVGGLELGHGSDLDLVFIHDGDPQAETDGPKSIDGAQFFTRLGQRIIHLLTAQTNSGQLYEVDMRLRPSGASGLLVSSLGAFARYQENEAWTWEHQALVRARVLVGSQDVGQAFEKVRAQVLGKPRDLAKLQQEVSEMRAKMRDNLGTKSTAAGTAANAFDATAPFDLKQDAGGIVDIEFMVQYAALAWSQSHPPLLRWTDNIRILEELEHEGLMPAEDASLLREAYKAYRSAAHRQALQKDAGVIPGDQFVEERRQVLRIWRELGLS
- the waaF gene encoding lipopolysaccharide heptosyltransferase II, which codes for MNILIVGPSWVGDMVMAQTLFQCLKQRHPQCEIDVLAPEWSRPILERMPEVRKALSFPLGHGALELATRRRIGKSLRGQYDQAILLPNSLKSALVPFFAGIPKRTGWRGEFRYGLLNDVRTLDKERYPLMIERFMALAYEANAELPKPYPRPSLQIDPVTREAALAKFALTLDRPVLALCPGAEFGESKRWPSEHYAKVAEARIREGWQVWLFGSKNDHAVGEDIRARLIPGLREESVNLSGGTSLAEAIDLMSCADAVVSNDSGLMHVAAALNRPLVAVYGSTSPGFTPPLAEHVEVVRLGLDCSPCFDRTCRFGHYNCLRQLMPDAVNDALQKLQGSVVEVH
- a CDS encoding glycosyltransferase family 4 protein — translated: MQLAFVLYKYFPFGGLQRDFMRIALECQKRGHQIRVYTLIWEGDVPPGFEVLVAPVKAFFNHRRNEKLSAWMEADLAKRPVDRLIGFNKMPGLDVYYAADGCFEDKAQNLRNSLYRRWGRYRHFAEYERAVFAKDAKTEVLMISEVQQPLFIKHYDTPLERFHLLPPGIAQDRRRPADADEIRAGFRAEFNLKDDELLLVQIGSGFKTKGVDRSLKALAALPAELRKRTRLFVIGQDDPKLFQMQSATLGLGDNVTFLKGRSDIPRFLLGADLLIHPAYNENTGTVLLEALVAGLPVLVSAVCGYAHYIAEADAGRVLDEPFDQAQLTQYLTEMLNDDAARAAWSRNGLAFAETADLYSMPQHAADVILAEHA
- the waaC gene encoding lipopolysaccharide heptosyltransferase I encodes the protein MRVLLIKTSSLGDVIHALPALTDAARAIPGIKFDWVVEEGFAEIPTWHPAVGKVIPVAIRRWRKNIWKTITSGEWKRFKQSVRANKYDLVIDAQGLLKSAWLTRYVKAPVAGLDKGSAREPMASRFYDRKLAVARGQHAVERVRQLFAIALGYDLPKGLGDYGLNVERLVELPRRNAFVVFLHGTTWDTKHWPESYWRELTERVGYLGVGVKLPWGNPQEKARAERIAAGFKHAEVLPKLNLAGVGKVLAGAQACVAVDTGLGHLAAALDVPTISLFGPTNPGLTGAYGKLQIHLASDFPCAPCLQKKCTYQPTAQDARQFDLKREQPLCFTRLNPERVASRLSTLLMAEELR